The genomic stretch GCCACGCAGTTCGCCCTGCTCTCGGCACTTTCTGCGGTGGGCCGCGTGTATGTTGGCCCGATTGCCGGCTGGTTCGTGGAAGCTTATGGCTGGCCGTGGTTCTATCTTTTCTCGATTGTTGCCGGCGTTCCGGGGCTGCTGCTGCTGGCCGTTTGCCGCCAGACGCTTGAATACACCCAGAAAACAGAAACTTTCCTGCCGCGCATTCACTTCGCCAAACCTTACCGCTGGGCACTGCGCTGTATGCTGGGCGGAAGTTTGCTGCTGGTCGTGTGGCTGGTGACGCTGATCGTGAACAGTTTAGGCTGGGCCTCGTGGCACGGCTTCACCGGGATTTTGCTGGAAGCGGGCGTTTTCGTTTGTCTTATGGGGATTATTTTAGGCAGTTTGCTCGATTTTCTCTCACTCCGGCGCACCGCACGTTCCTGATTTACCGCCATTCATGATAAAAATGAATGGCGCGTTTCATTTAACAATTGTTCTATAAATATCACCCAATAAATTAAATTCAGGGAAAATTATATTTGTTGGGATAATTTTTCTCCGGTTCTTTTTGCGCGTTTTATTTCACTTGGTTTCTACATTAATTTAACATTAATTAAACCTATCGCCGGGATCACGGACGGCCATAAATATTTAAAAATGTATCACCCCTTGTTTTTCATCACTATAGAAAAAAATCTATACGCAACATATTGTTGCCCACTGTAAATTGTCACGATCCGTGACATGTGTGACTCCGTTAACATAAAGTGTCAACAGCCCTTTGACACTTGTTTAAGCGTGTTTACAGTCCTGCAACCTTCCCGTAAAATGCCCGCACACCTGAAGCGACAATAGAGCCCTAGTTATTGAGGTCGTTAGATGAGACTTAAGAAATACAATAAAAGTATTGGGATGTTGTCCTTATTTGCCTCCGCGTTAATGTTGAGCGGCTGCAATACGGCATTGATGGATCCCAAGGGAGCAATTGGACTTGAGCAGAGAACGCTGATTTTAACCGCGATTGGTTTAATGCTGATCGTCGTTATCCCGGTTATTATCATGGCGTTTGCATTTGCGTGGAAGTATCGTGCTTCCAACACAAATGCTAAGTACAGTCCTGATTGGTCCCACTCCAACAAAATTGAAGCCGTCGTCTGGACAGTTCCAATTATTATCATTGCCATTCTGGCAACGATTACCTGGAAAACCACCCATGCGCTTGACCCGTTCAAGCCTATCGTGACTGACCAAAAACCGATGACGGTTGAAGTCGTTTCTCTGGACTGGAAATGGTTATTCATTTACCCGGAACAGGGCATCGCGACCGTTAACGAACTGGTTATTCCTAAAGATGTGCCTGTTCAGTTCAAAGTCACTTCAGACTCTGTGATGAACTCGTTCTTCATTCCTCAGCTCGGCGGACAGATTTATGCGATGGCCGGTATGCAGACTCAGTTGCACCTGATTGCAAATGAAGCCGGTACCTATAAAGGCATCTCAGCAAGCTTCAGCGGCCGCGGTTTCTCAGGTATGAAGTTCAACGCCATCGCGACCCCAACCCGTGCCGATTTCGACACCTGGGTAGCGAAAGTGAAAAGCGCACCGAACCAGCTGGCAACCACTGATGACTTCAATAAACTGGCTGCACAGAGCATCGACAACCCGGTCGAATACTTCTCTGTGGCTAAACCGGGTTTGTTTAAAGAAATCATTGGCAAATACTCCATGCATGACATGAAGGCCGCGCCGGAAGGTCATACCATGCCAATGCCTGCAGGCAGCGACATGAAAGGCATGGATATGGGTGGACAGTCTCACGCAGCCGGAGCCGAGGAATAAACGATGTTCGGAAAATTAACGCTTGATTCGGTTCCGTATCATGAACCGATTATCATGGTCACCGTTGCCGCGATAATTCTGGGTGGTCTGGCAGTTGTTGCCGGCATCACCTATTTCGGCAAATGGAAATATCTGTGGACCGAGTGGCTGACCTCCGTCGACCACAAAAAATTAGGTATCATGTACATCATTCTGGCTTTCGTCATGCTGTTGCGTGGCTTTGCCGATGCCATCATGATGCGTAGCCAGCAGGTGCTTGCTTCTGCGGGTGAACCTGGCTTCCTGCCGCCTCATCACTACGACCAAATCTTTACCGCGCACGGCGTGATCATGATCTTCTTCATGGCAATGCCTTTCGTAATCGGTCTGATGAACGTCGTCGTTCCTTTGCAAATCGGCGCACGCGACGTGGCATTCCCGTTCCTGAACAACGTCAGCTTCTGGTTCACCGCTGCTGCTGTGGTCCTGATCAACATCTCTCTGGGTGTCGGTGAGTTCGCACAGACTGGCTGGCTGGCCTATCCGCCGTTGTCCGGTAAGGAATACAGTCCGGGTGTCGGGGTCGATTACTGGATCTGGAGTCTCCAGATATCCGGTATTGGTACCTTGCTGACCGGTGTTAACTTCTTTGCGACCATCCTGAAGATGCGCGCGCCGGGTATGCCGCTGATGAAAATGCCGGTATTTACCTGGGCCGCACTGTGCACCAACGTGTTGATTATCGTGTCTTTCCCGATTCTGACCGTGACTATTGCACTGCTGACTTTAGACCGTTATCTGGGCACCCATTTCTTCACGAATGATATGGGCGGCAACATGATGATGTACATCAACCTGATTTGGGCCTGGGGCCATCCGGAAGTGTACATTTTGGTTCTGCCAGTCTTTGGTGTGTTCTCGGAAGTTACCGCGACCTTCTCCAAAAAACGTCTGTTCGGTTACACCTCGCTGGTATGGGCAACCATCGCCATCACCGTGTTGTCGTTCATCGTTTGGCTGCACCACTTCTTCACCATGGGTTCAGGCGCTAACGTCAATGCCTTCTTCGGCATCATGACGATGATCATTTCTATCCCGACCGGGGTAAAAATCTTCAACTGGCTGTTCACCATGTATCAGGGCCGTATCACACTCAACGCCGCAATGCTGTGGACCGTTGGCTTCATCATCACCTTCTCTGTGGGTGGTATGACCGGCGTTCTCTTGGCGGTTCCGGGTGCTGACTTCGTGCTGCACAACAGCCTGTTCCTGATTGCCCACTTCCATAACGTTATCATCGGTGGTGTGGTCTTCGGTTGCTTCGCAGGTCTGACTTACTGGTTCCCTAAATCCTTCGGCTTCACGCTGAACGAAAAATGGGGCGTGCGTTCATTCTGGTTCTGGATCATCGGTTTCTTCGTTGCATTCATGCCACTGTATGTCCTGGGCTTCATGGGGATGACACGTCGTGTCAGCCAGAATATCGACCCTGAGTTCCACCCGCTGCTGGTTGTTGCTGCGTGCGGTGCGGCTCTGATTGCTATCGGTATCCTGTGCCAGCTGATCATGATCTTCGTTTCTGTTCGCGACCGTGACCAGAACCGTGATCTGACCGGTGACCCGTGGGGTGCGCGTACGCTGGAGTGGGCAACCTCTTCTCCTCCTCCGTTCTACAACTTCGCTATCGTGCCGCAAATTCACGACCGCGATGAGTTCTGGGACATGAAAGAGAAAGGCACCGCTTACAAACAGCCTGCCAAATATGAACCGATTCATATGCCACGTAACAGCGGCGCCGGTTTCATTATCGCTATGCTGAGTCTGGTTTGTGGTTTCGCATTAATCTGGGATATCTGGTGGTTGGCGGCAGTGAGTTTCATTGCGCTGGCTGCGACCTGGATTGCGAAAAGCTTCGACGAAGATGTTGATTACTACGTGCCAGTTGAAGAAGTGGAACGTATTGAGAACCAACATTATGAACAAATCCGTAAAGCAGGTGTGAAACATGGCAACTGATACTCTGACTCACCACGATGAGGCCCATGCTGAGCATGGGCACCACGACGCAGGTGCAACCAAAGTCTTCGGCTTCTGGATCTACCTGATGAGTGACTGCATCCTGTTTGCGAGCCTGTTCGCAACGTATGCAGTACTGGTCAACGGGACCGCTGGCGGTCCCTCTGGTAAAGACATTTTTGAACTGCCGTTCGTGCTGGTAGAAACCTTCTGCCTGCTGTTCAGTAGTATCACTTACGGCTTTGCAATGCTGGCCATGAATAAGGGTAACAAAGCTGGCGTTAACGGCTGGTTGTTCCTGACTTTCCTGTTCGGTTTAGGCTTCATCGGGATGGAACTCTATGAATTCCATCACCTGATTGCTGAAGGCTATGGCCCGCAGCGCAGCGGTTTCCTGTCTGGCTTCTTTGCCCTGGTCGCTACCCACGGTCTGCACGTGACCTGTGGTCTGATTTGGATCCTGACCATGATGGTTCAGGTTGCACGTCGTGGCCTGACAGACGTTAACAAAACCCGCCTGATGTGCCTGAGCTTGTTCTGGCACTTCCTGGACGTGGTGTGGATCTGCGTGTTTACCGTTGTTTATCTGATGGGAGCGATGTAATGAGTCATTCTGCTACTTCCCATGGTGGTGCAAGCCACGGCAGCCTGAAGTCATATGCAATTGGCTTCATCCTGTCGGTTATCCTGACGGTGATCCCGTTTGCTATGGTCATGACTGACACAGCATCACATTCACTGATCCTGGGTACAGTGGTTGCATCCGCTATTATCCAGATCGTTGTCCATCTGGTGTTCTTCCTGCACATGAATACGTCGTCGGAAGAGCGCTGGAACCTGGTGGCGCTTCTGTTCACCGCTGTGATTATCTTTATCGTCGTTGTGGGCTCATTGTGGATTATGTATAACCTCAACCTCAATATGATGGTCAGTTAAAGAGCCGAGCTGCACGTGATGATTAAGCAATACCTGCAAGTAACGAAACCAGGAATTATTTTCGGCAACTTAATTTCTGTCATCGGGGGATTCCTCCTTGCTGCCAAAGGCAGCATCGACTTCCCACTTTTTCTCGCCACGCTGGTGGGTGTATCGCTGGTCGTCGCATCGGGTTGTGTCTTTAACAACTTCATCGACCGCGACATCGACCGGATCATGGAAAGAACGAAGAACCGGGTCCTGGTGAAAGGGCTTATTCCGCCGAAAACAACCCTGGTTTACGCGACCATTCTGGGTATTGCGGGCTTTGCGTTGTTGTATATCGGAGCCAATCCGCTGGCTATGTGGCTGGCGGTTATGGGCTTTGTGATTTATGTCGGCGTTTACAGCCTGTACATGAAGCGCAACTCGGTTTACGGCACGCTGATCGGCAGCTTGTCTGGCGCAGCGCCACCGGTGATTGGTTACTGTGCCGTTTCCGGCCAGTTTGATACCGGTGCGCTGATCCTGCTTCTGATTTTCAGCCTGTGGCAGATGCCGCATTCGTACGCGATTGCCATCTTCCGCTTCAAGGATTATCAGGCAGCAGGCATCCCGGTTCTGCCGGTGGTGAAAGGTATCTCTGTCGCCAAGCATCATATTACCGTCTACATTCTGGCGTTTATGATTGCTACGCTGATGCTGACGCTGAGTGGCTACGCCGGGTATAAATACCTGATTGTGGCCGCGGCGGTCAGTATCTGGTGGCTGGGCATGGCACTGAGAGGTTATAAAACGGAAAACGACGTGGTCTGGGCGAGAAAACTGTTTGGTTTCTCCATCATCACGATCATGTCGCTCAGTTTCATGATGTCTGTGGATTTTAACTCTGCACCGGCCTCATTGCTGACCTACGTTTGGTAACACAAGCCACAAGCCTAACCCGCTGAAATCACATTAAAAGGTCAGTAGCGATACTGGCCTTTTCTTTTGGTCTCCCGGTCTGGTAACACCCGTAATATCTGCTAAAGATCCATCGTTTTACCCAAACTGGCGAAAAGCACTACAATAGCCGGATTGTTATTTTGAGGTAGTAATGTGAACGATAACCAGATGACCCCGCAGGAAAGTCGGGCGACGTGGGGGCTAGGGACAGTATTTTCTTTACGCATGCTTGGCATGTTTATGGTCCTGCCGGTGTTAACCACGTACGGCATGAAACTCTCCGGTGCCAGCGAAACGCTGATCGGTATCGCCATCGGTATCTACGGGCTGGCACAGGCCGTTTTCCAGATCCCGTTCGGGCTGCTTTCTGACCGCGTTGGCCGCAAACCTCTGATCGTCTTTGGTCTGGTCATCTTCTGTATTGGCAGCGTTGTTGCCGCCTCCACCGAATCTATCTGGGGCGTGATCATTGGCCGCGCCCTGCAAGGCTCCGGCGCCATTGCCGCCGCCGTCATGGCGTTGCTTTCTGACCTGACGCGTGAGCAAAACCGCACCAAAGCGATGGCGTTTATCGGTATCAGCTTTGGGATAACTTTTGCGATTGCAATGGTTCTGGGTCCGATCATTACCCATGCGTGGGGCTTACACGCGCTGTTCTGGGCGATTGCCGTGCTGACCATTTTGGGCATTGTCATTACGCTTGCCGTCGTCCCCTCCCCTGCCACGCATATTCTGAACCGTGAATCGAGTATGGTGAAAGGCAGCTTTGGCAAGGTTATGGCAAACCCTAAACTGCTGAAACTGAACTTTGGCATTCTGTGTCTGCACATTTTGCTGATGTCGAGTTTTGTGGTGTTGCCGCAAGTCATGGAACACGCGGGCTTCCCGCCAAGTGAACACTGGCGCGTTTACCTGATTACGATGCTGACGTCTTTCGTTGCCGTAATCCCGGTGATTATCTACGCCGAGAAAAAGCGTCACATGAAACAAGTCTTCATGGGCTGCGTGGTGGTGTTGTTGCTGGCTGAAATTGTGCTGTGGGCCGCCGGTTTGCATTTGTGGGCCGTGATTGCCGGTATCCAGCTGTTCTTCCTGGCGTTTAACGTCATGGAAGCCATTCTGCCGTCGCTTATCAGCAAAGAATCTCCGGCAGGATACAAAGGCACAGCGATGGGCCTGTATTCCACCAGCCAGTTTATCGGTGTGGCGATCGGCGGGAGTCTGGGCGGATATGTTTACGGTCACGCGGGAGCCGGTGCGGTCTTCCTGGTGTGTGCAGCCCTTGCTGTTGTCTGGTTGCTGGTCAGCGCCACCATGACCGAACCGCCGTATGTCAGCAGTCTGCGCATTACGCTGTCTGAACTGGCGGTAAAAGACTCCGCCCTTCAGGCGCGCATTCTGGCTCAGCCGGGCGTGGCAGAAGCCGTGGTGGTTCCGGAAGAATTCAGTGCTTACGTGAAAGTCGATACCAAACAGACCAACCGCAAGGCACTTGAACAGCTGGTCAGCCTTGCCTGATTGGTGTCACAAAAAGGTGTGCTGCTGAAAATGGCACACCTTTTCATTTTTATGCCCACCGCTGTGATATCCCTCACTTAAAAAATTTCTCCAATCATTATCCTCAGGAATTCCTTAACAAAAATTTTGTCAGTGATGACGGCCGTATGGCCTTTTGAGGATCCTATGAAAACGTATGCTTTAGTCGGTACCGGCGGGCGCTCGGGTTTATACATTGAGGCGATTACCGGTAAATATCGCCACAATGCGAAATTTGTCGCTTTCTGCGACACCAACCAGACGCGAATGGATTATGCGAACCAGCAACTGGAGCAAAGCGGTATTCCCAGGGTATCCACCTGGAAAGCGTCTGATTTCAATACGATGCTCGACGAAACCAAACCGGATATCGTTATTGTCACCAGCATGGACCGAACGCATGACGACTATATCGTGCGCGCCCTGCACGCTGGGTGTGACGTCATTACCGAAAAACCAATGACCATCGATGAAAACCGGGCACTGCGCATTCTCGACGCCGTCGACGCCACCGGTTATCAGGTTCGCGTCGCGTTCAATTACCGCTACGCACCGCATCACAGCAAAATCCGCGAACTGCTCCAGCAGGAAACCATCGGCGAAGTCCTTTCTGTTCACTTCGAATGGCTGCTCAATACCGAACACGGCGCGGACTATTTCCGCCGCTGGCATCGCGAGAAACGCAATTCCGGCGGCCTGCTGGTGCATAAATCCACACACCATTTTGACCTGATGAATTTCTGGCTTAACAGCACGCCGGAGAAAGTGTATGCGCAGGGGGATTTGCGTTTTTACGGCAAGGAAAATGCCGAGAAGCGCGGCGTGAAAGATTTCTACCCGCGCGCCCACGGTTACAAACAGGCGCAGAAAGATCCTTTCGCGCTGCATATGGCGGACAATCCGCAGCTCAAAGCGCTGTATCTCAACGCCGAACACGAAGATCACTATTTCCGCGATCAGAGTGTTTTCAGCGACGGCATCAGTATTGAAGATACGCTGTCGGTGCTGGTGAAATACCAGAATAAAGTGCAGCTGACCTATTCCCTGAATGCTTATCTGCCATGGGAAGGCCTGAACGTGGTATTCAACGGGACGAAAGGCCGTATCGAGATGAAAATTGTCGAAATGTCTTACGTGAATGCGGGCGGTAAACGGGAGAACGAAGGCAGTATCGAAAAAGCCGAAATCACGGTTTATCCGCTGTTTGCCAAACCGTGGCAAGCGCAGTTCCAGCTGGGAGAAGGCGGTCACGGCGGCGGCGATAATGCGATGCTGGAAGATCTCTTTGGCGAACGCAAAGACGATCCGTTAAAACGCGCCGCCGATCACCGCGCTGGCGCGATGTCGATCCTCACCGGGATCGCCGGAAACCTGTCGATGCGCACTGACCGGCCGGTTTACTTCAAAGACTTCGAACTGGTCAGACGCCTGCGTCAGAAGAAATAGCGCCCGTAAAAAAGGGACGCAATAATCGTCCCTGTCTGAATAATGAATAGCCAAGCAATTCGTGTTGTGGGAAGGCGGCAACCGAAGGGATCCGATGAGCTTACGCGGGTAAGTGATTCGGATCCCTGAGAGAAGCCAACGCATTCACAGCGCGAAGTGCGAAGGCTATTAGTCGCGAAAGTTTTTGAACTGGAACGGCTGGCCGAGATCCCCGTTGCGAATCAGCGCCATAACGGCCTGCAAGTCATCGCGGGCTTTACCGGTGACACGAACTTCATCGCCCTGAACCTGCGCCTGCACCTTAATCTTACTGTCTTTGATCAGCTTGACGATTTTCTTCGCCAGCGCCGATTCAATTCCGGAATGCAGTTTAGCTTCGAGGCTGTAGGTTTTGCCGCTGTGCTCCATCTGCTCAGGAATTTCCAGTGCGCCGCCTTCAATGCCACGCTTGGCCAGCTTTTCACGCAAAATATCCACCAGCTGATTCACCTGAAAATCAGATTCGCTGGCGACTTTAACGCTTTCGTTCTTTTCATTGAGATCGAAGCTGGCAGGAATGTTACGGAAATCCCAGCGGGTTTGCAGTTCACGGCTGGCATTTTCCACGGCATTGCGCACTTCCTGCATGTCGATTTCGGAAACAATGTCAAAAGACGGCATAATCGCTTCTCCCTGTAGTTTTGTATTGCACGTTTTATGGCGAGCATAATGTCGATGATGGCGTGCATAATACCGCCTTCAACCGTCGATGCCAAACGGCAACAAAAAACCAGCCACACAATGTCGCGATGGTCAAAAAGTGCAGGTGAAAATGTGATGTGCAGCACAAATGTCTATACTAATAAGATAACCGGACAGCAGAATATTCTTTCTACAACTGGCTTTAAAGGCGGTTTTCGCCGCATTCCCCGGGAGGCACAATGAAAATAACAGTTCTTGGTTGTGGTGCGCTGGGGCAACTTTGGCTTTCAGCACTTTATCAGCAAGGCCACGACGTTCAGGGCTGGATACGCATTCCGCAGCCGTTTTGTGCCGTCAACGTGATTTCCCCCGAAGGCATCGCCTTCAACCGCAATCTGCCCACCAATGATCCCGAACATCTGGCGCAAAGCGAATTACTGCTCGTGACCCTGAAAGCCTGGCAGGTTTCCGGGGCCGTCAGCGCGCTGATGCCGATGCTTAACGATAATTGCGCGATATTATTGCTGCACAACGGCATGGGAACTGTCGATGAATTGCCACCCAACCGGCTGGCGATTTTGCAGGGCGCAACCACGCACGCGGCGCGTCACGAAGGCAATGCCATTCTCCACGTTGCCACCGGTGCCACCCATATCGGGCCGGTTTCACCACGCGGTGCGGCGCTGAGTTCACTGGCGGATGTGCTTCATCACGCGCTGCCGGACGTCGCGTGGCATGACAACATCAAACCGTCGTTGTGGAATAAACTGGCGGTAAACTGCGTGATTAATCCCCTGACCGCCACCTACGAGTGTACCAACGGGGATTTGCTGGCCTATGGCGACCAGATTGAACAAATCTGTCAGGAAGTCGCGCAGGTCATGGCGATTGAAGGCGTTGAAATTCACAGTGAATCACTGCTGAGTTTTGTGTATCAGGTGATTGATTCCACCGCCGCCAATCACTCTTCCATGTTGCAGGACATCCGCAACCAGCGTCACACTGAAATTGATTACATCACCGGTTACCTGCTGCGTCGCGGACGCAAATACGGGCTTAATCTACCTGTGAATACCGGATTATTTGAACAAGTAAAAAGAAAGGAAAACGACTATGAGCGCATCAGTTCTGGTCTGCCTGGCACCTGGTAGCGAAGAAATAGAAGCCGTCACCGTGATTGATTTACTGGTTCGCGCCGGTATCAGTGTGACGACCGCCAGCGTTGCGGGGGATGGCAATCTGGAAATCCGCTGTTCACGCGGCGTGCGTATTCTGGCGGACGCCGCGCTGGTGGATGTCGCCGATGACGATCACGACGTGGTTGTTTTACCCGGCGGTCTGGGCGGCGCGACCTGTTTCAGCGAAAGCCCGCTGCTGGTGGAAAAAGTCCGTCAGATGCACGTCAGCGGTAAAATTGTGGCGGCGATCTGCGCCGCACCCGCGCTGGTGCTGGAATATCACGATTTATTCCCTGTCGGTAACATGACCGGTTTTCCGGGCCTGAAAGACAAAATCGATCCGAACAAATGGTCCGATCGCCGGGTGATTTTCGATCCGCGCGTAAACCTGCTCACCAGCCAGGGGCCGGGAACGTCGATGGAGTTCGCACTTAAAATTATCGACCTGCTGCTGGGCAAAACCAAAGCCGCAGAAATTGTCGCGCAACTGGTACTGGCACCGGGTATTTATAACTACACCGATGAAGGTGCACGCGAATCCTAATCCGGATGCCGCAAAGCAAAAGGGGCTCAGCATAGCTGAACCCCTTTTTCACATCAGGAACACGCGTTAAGGTCTGTAAACTTTGACGTTGTTAAAGCCCTGCTCTTTCAGATACAGCGCCTGCAAGCGGCTCATTACGCCACGGTCGCAATACAGCAGATAGGTTTTAGTCTGGTCGAGATCGCCAAACTGAGTCGCCAGTTTATAGAACGCCAGAGGTTTAACCTCAACGTTTTCCAGCGCCAGCGGCTGTGCTTCAACTTCATCCGGCGCACGGACATCCAGCACAATGTCGGTTGACGTAAATTCAGCGACCGTTTCAACTTCCGGCACGACTTCGGCGGCTTGCGCTGCAATTTCGCGGATATCGACATTTCGCGCTTCGCTGACGACTTTATCCAGCACGCTGAAATCGAACATCGCTTCTTCGGCTTCGATTTTCGCTTTCACGGCTTTCACGGTCGGGCTTTTGGAAATCACACCGCAATATTCCGGCATGGTTTTCGCGAAATCTTCCGTACCGATTTCACGGGCAATCTTGATGATGTGCTCTTTATCGTGAGAAATCAGCGGACGCAGGATCAGCGTGTCAGACACGTTGTCGATCAGGCGTAAGTTGGTCAGCGTCTGGCTGGACACCTGGCCCAGTGCTTCGCCGGTGACCAGCGCCTGCACGCCATAACGTTCAGCAATAGAAGAAGCGGCACGTACCATCATACGTTTGAGCACAACGCCCATCTGGCCGTCTTCCACTTTCTCGAGGATCTCGCCCACAACCGGTTCGAAATCGATAGAGATGAAACGCACGCGGTGCGAGCTGCCAAATCGGTTCCACAGATAATGTGCGACCTGTTTCACGCCAATTTCATGCGCTGCGCCGCCCAGATTGAAGAAGCAATAATGCACACGACAGCCGCGACGCATCAGCATATAACTGGAGACACCGGAGTCGAAACCGCCAGAAATCAGCGACATAACATCTTCCTGAGTCCCGATCGGATAACCGCCCTGACCTTCGAGACGGCTTTTCACCAGCACCAGCTTGTCGTCATTGATTTCCAGTTTCACCGTCACCTGTGGCGCGGTCAGGCTGACCTTCGCCGATTCGATGTGCTGGTTCAGACCGCCGCCAACGTAGCGCTCAACTTCCGTAGACGAAAAATCATGTTTGCCACGACGTTTAACACGAACGCAAAACGTTTTACCTTCAACTTCATGGCGATAGGCTTCGAGAACCTGTTCGAAAATGTGGTGAACGTCAGTATAAGGACGATCCTCTACTTCTTCGACATAACGGATGCCCGGAATACGGCAAAGTAATTCCTGAATCAGGTCGTGTTTGCTTTCGTCTTTGCTGCGAACTTCGATATGATCCCAATGGCGGACTACTGCCAGCGTCTCATCATGCGGCCGCACAATGTTGCGAATGCTGCTTGAGAGGATCTTAATGAAGCGCAAACGCACAGATTGGCTCTTGATGGTGATTTCGGGGAACAATTTAATGATAAACTTCATGGCAGTCTTTTGTTAGCGGGTGAAAAAACGGGGTAGTAAGTCGCTGAATAAGGATCTAGGATCTTATTATTGCTAAGCCAAATGGATGTTATGTGTCACATTGGGCTTAGCAATAATATCTGCGGCGCAGAGTATATCACTTAAAATGCGTACTCTGTGCACAAAACCCGACAGCAGATGTCATGCTGCACAGGAATGTCTCTCGAGGCTGAAACCCGGCTCTGCGGCTCAGACCTCTGATCATCAATTCTGATCAACGATATCAAAAGAGAATTATGCCAAAAAATCTGCACCACCTGCCAATTTTGAAACGGCTCTGGCCGAACTGGAACAGATCGTTTCCCGCCTTGAATCTGGCGAGCTGCCTCTGGAAGATGCGCTGAACGAATTTGAACAAGGCGTCCAGCTGGCACGTCAGGGACAGCAAAAACTGCAGCAGGCAGAGCAACGCGTTCAGATCCTGCTCGACAGTGATCATGATGCCCCGCTGACCCCTTTCACCCCGGAAGCAGAGTAACTGGTCATGTCTGAAGCGATCTCCTTATCTTCTTCTGACAGCTTTACTGGCGAACTTCGTGCCATGCAAAAGCGTGTCGACGGTGTTTTGACGGCCTACGTCAGCGCACAACCTCTGGCGGATTTACCGCTGGTGGAGGCGATGCGGTACGGCTCGTTGCTGGGAGGAAAACGTCTGCGCCCGTATCTGGTGTATGCCAGTGGTCAGTTGTTCAGCCTGGATTTGAAAAATCTGGACGCACCGGCGGCGGCGGTAGAATGCGTTCACGCGTATTCCCTGATCCACGATGATTTACCTGCGATGGACGACGACGATTTGCGCCGTGGTCAGCCGACCTGCCACATTAAATTCGGCGAAGCTAATGCCATTCTTGCCGGTGATGCATTGCAGACACTGGCATTTTCGATTCTCGCCGATGGCGATATGCCTGACGTGGCCGTGAAAGATCGCCTGTCGATGATTTCCGAACTGGCCAGCGCCAGCGGAGCCAGCGGTATGTGCGGCGGTCAGGCTTTAGATTTGGCTGCCGAAGGGCAGCAGGTCAATCTTGACGCGCTGGAAAAAATCCATCGCCACAAAACCGGTGCGCTGATACGCGCCGCCGTGCGCATGGGCGCGCTGGCCGCCGGTGAATCCGGACGCGCCGTGTTGCCGATCCTCGATAACT from Rahnella sikkimica encodes the following:
- a CDS encoding MFS transporter, whose amino-acid sequence is MNDNQMTPQESRATWGLGTVFSLRMLGMFMVLPVLTTYGMKLSGASETLIGIAIGIYGLAQAVFQIPFGLLSDRVGRKPLIVFGLVIFCIGSVVAASTESIWGVIIGRALQGSGAIAAAVMALLSDLTREQNRTKAMAFIGISFGITFAIAMVLGPIITHAWGLHALFWAIAVLTILGIVITLAVVPSPATHILNRESSMVKGSFGKVMANPKLLKLNFGILCLHILLMSSFVVLPQVMEHAGFPPSEHWRVYLITMLTSFVAVIPVIIYAEKKRHMKQVFMGCVVVLLLAEIVLWAAGLHLWAVIAGIQLFFLAFNVMEAILPSLISKESPAGYKGTAMGLYSTSQFIGVAIGGSLGGYVYGHAGAGAVFLVCAALAVVWLLVSATMTEPPYVSSLRITLSELAVKDSALQARILAQPGVAEAVVVPEEFSAYVKVDTKQTNRKALEQLVSLA
- a CDS encoding Gfo/Idh/MocA family protein, coding for MKTYALVGTGGRSGLYIEAITGKYRHNAKFVAFCDTNQTRMDYANQQLEQSGIPRVSTWKASDFNTMLDETKPDIVIVTSMDRTHDDYIVRALHAGCDVITEKPMTIDENRALRILDAVDATGYQVRVAFNYRYAPHHSKIRELLQQETIGEVLSVHFEWLLNTEHGADYFRRWHREKRNSGGLLVHKSTHHFDLMNFWLNSTPEKVYAQGDLRFYGKENAEKRGVKDFYPRAHGYKQAQKDPFALHMADNPQLKALYLNAEHEDHYFRDQSVFSDGISIEDTLSVLVKYQNKVQLTYSLNAYLPWEGLNVVFNGTKGRIEMKIVEMSYVNAGGKRENEGSIEKAEITVYPLFAKPWQAQFQLGEGGHGGGDNAMLEDLFGERKDDPLKRAADHRAGAMSILTGIAGNLSMRTDRPVYFKDFELVRRLRQKK
- a CDS encoding YajQ family cyclic di-GMP-binding protein; translation: MPSFDIVSEIDMQEVRNAVENASRELQTRWDFRNIPASFDLNEKNESVKVASESDFQVNQLVDILREKLAKRGIEGGALEIPEQMEHSGKTYSLEAKLHSGIESALAKKIVKLIKDSKIKVQAQVQGDEVRVTGKARDDLQAVMALIRNGDLGQPFQFKNFRD
- the panE gene encoding 2-dehydropantoate 2-reductase, whose amino-acid sequence is MKITVLGCGALGQLWLSALYQQGHDVQGWIRIPQPFCAVNVISPEGIAFNRNLPTNDPEHLAQSELLLVTLKAWQVSGAVSALMPMLNDNCAILLLHNGMGTVDELPPNRLAILQGATTHAARHEGNAILHVATGATHIGPVSPRGAALSSLADVLHHALPDVAWHDNIKPSLWNKLAVNCVINPLTATYECTNGDLLAYGDQIEQICQEVAQVMAIEGVEIHSESLLSFVYQVIDSTAANHSSMLQDIRNQRHTEIDYITGYLLRRGRKYGLNLPVNTGLFEQVKRKENDYERISSGLPGTW
- the yajL gene encoding protein deglycase YajL yields the protein MSASVLVCLAPGSEEIEAVTVIDLLVRAGISVTTASVAGDGNLEIRCSRGVRILADAALVDVADDDHDVVVLPGGLGGATCFSESPLLVEKVRQMHVSGKIVAAICAAPALVLEYHDLFPVGNMTGFPGLKDKIDPNKWSDRRVIFDPRVNLLTSQGPGTSMEFALKIIDLLLGKTKAAEIVAQLVLAPGIYNYTDEGARES
- the thiI gene encoding tRNA uracil 4-sulfurtransferase ThiI, which produces MKFIIKLFPEITIKSQSVRLRFIKILSSSIRNIVRPHDETLAVVRHWDHIEVRSKDESKHDLIQELLCRIPGIRYVEEVEDRPYTDVHHIFEQVLEAYRHEVEGKTFCVRVKRRGKHDFSSTEVERYVGGGLNQHIESAKVSLTAPQVTVKLEINDDKLVLVKSRLEGQGGYPIGTQEDVMSLISGGFDSGVSSYMLMRRGCRVHYCFFNLGGAAHEIGVKQVAHYLWNRFGSSHRVRFISIDFEPVVGEILEKVEDGQMGVVLKRMMVRAASSIAERYGVQALVTGEALGQVSSQTLTNLRLIDNVSDTLILRPLISHDKEHIIKIAREIGTEDFAKTMPEYCGVISKSPTVKAVKAKIEAEEAMFDFSVLDKVVSEARNVDIREIAAQAAEVVPEVETVAEFTSTDIVLDVRAPDEVEAQPLALENVEVKPLAFYKLATQFGDLDQTKTYLLYCDRGVMSRLQALYLKEQGFNNVKVYRP